The DNA window GAGTGGTGTTTGTTTTGATGCTTCCAGCTTTGTGTTAACAAGACAGCAGACCTATTTTGTCGCTTGCATTCACCATGCCACTCATTAGGTGTCTGTAGATTTGTCATATCCTCCCCTCAGTCTCTTTTTTCAGGCTGAAGAGTCATAGCCTGATTCCTCCAAGGACAGAAGCTGTTCCATACCTTGGATTGTCCTTGTCATCCTTCTCTGCCTTACTCTGTTCCACTATCCGCTTATGAGAGCGGGCACTCTAGGCCTGCACATGGTGTTGAACATAAGTCTGTAATGAATGTATATAATGACATTAAGCTTTCTACTTTACTCCCTTAATCCCATAtcaatttctaactttttttccctttttgactATTGCTGAGCACTGACCGCAAGCGCTGACACTTTTACATTGTTGTTGAACGTAACACTGAACAGCTTTCTGAAAATTCCCTGAAAACTATAGGGTCTTCCCTGAGTAATTGGTAAAAGTTTTTAACCCTGTAGTGGATTTTAAGTTAATTTTACAGATGATGTCTCTGAACAGCATGTTGCTATTTATTATCTGTAAAGACTATCATGTGCTGCTGAAAACAGCTCTTAATGCCTCATTTCAGCAGTTTGTAAGAAGGATTTTAAATGGGTAAATGTCAAGATGGAGGCCAACCTTTTCTCAAACTTGCATGAGGAAGTTCTCAGAGAAAAAGGCAGTCAAATCTGAGACTTTCAGCAGTCATCTTTTGGGCCTTTAACCAAAGCTGTTCCGGAATAAATCCGTTCTAATTTGCTGTGTGTGCTCTTACTCCAGGACTGGAATGCTGTATCTTCTTCCAAATGTCAGCATCCAGAGCTGTATTTTTACAATATCGTTTGTATCTAGAGGGAAGATGTGATTATTTGCTGTGGTATTTACCAGCTTTAGAAAAAGCTGGCCTAGCTTCACACATTAGTCAGATGTCTTGCATCACCATGTTTTTTGTAACTTGGGGAGAGAGTATATTTGGTTAGAACATGAATCTTGAAacgattttttttctgcttccagacTTCCTTTTTCTGACCTCAAATGGAAAAGGTCTAATAAGAATTATTGTAAAGCTTCATGCTGTGAATAAGGATTTGAAAATGTGGGAAAGATGCTCTGGAAGTGCAGTGAACATTTGATTTTCTacccaacacaaacaaaaataatagtcCTAACATATAGTAGGGGTTTTTATCAGCGTTGGAGCTCTGTAGGTACAATGCGGTTCTCAGCTAATACTACGTTATCTCATCCTGCCTTGGTTTACTCCAAGGTTCTATGTTGTTCAGGGTAAAGAATCTACCTTCGGAATCTCCTGTTGTGGAAATAAATTCTGTAGTGGGATCTGTGAGgttttactgaattattttcctttcaagtTTTGTGCTTTCAGGATTTTTTCTAAGAGTCAGTAGTCTGTGGATACCACTTTAACTTTGTTCTCCAAAAGGATTTTGCAGACTTCAGTTTATAGATTGCTTTTCCACACATATTTCCTTTATAAAAAAGAGAACTTGGTCATCAGGTAAAATACGAAATAGTTTTTGCAATGAAGAGCCACTCTTAAAAATCAAATTCAGAACACTCCTTTAGATGTGTAAAGAGACTTTGATTGCCTAGGTGAAATAGGATGTATTTATTCTGATTTCTTCCTAATATAATCAAACATTAGACTGACATCAAAAAGCAATTTCGGAGTGATGGTCACTAACGTATTTTTAGAAGTTGTAGCCATTGGGAAGTGATTAATAGTGTAACACAGAACTGGTTAAAATAGGAAGTCAAGTCAGAGAGGTGTGGTAATTTTATttagtagtagtattattattcattactttttgattttatttttttcccctgatgtttTAGAAGTTGAAAGTATGTTCTTGGTAAGAGGACAGAGGTTTGCACTGCATTAATTGTACATAGCCTGGGTTGTCAAAGATACCTAGTATAGGATACCAGGCAGAAGAACTTAGGTGAAGTTCAAGCTGTGTAAATCTGGGCTTGGCTGCTTAGTTGGTGGTTTTGGTATAACTTTAGTGACTTCTGCGTGAGGTTCCCTCAGTTCAAGTGTATTCCCTGTGCCTTCACACTGTTTCCCTTTGCTCTGTAAGCCACAGTGTGGTTTAGTTTCTAGTACTAGAAAACTTGCAGTCCAGACTTTCAGCCCGAATTGGAGCTCCTTAGCCTCACTGCTTTGAAGTAGTGCCATAGACTGATGTGCAGtaattcaaagcaaaatgtaCTTTATAAACAGCTAGATAGATTTCAGTTTTCTTAAGTATCAGAATAATTCCTTCTCCCATAGCATTGTTACTCTTATCTGTCCTGATACCTGAATTGTAGACCAAATAGGACACCTAGGATTCTGCAGATCTCAAAGTTAACGGTGAGGAAGTCTTCTTTAGGAAGTGGAATATAAGGTAATTATgaggcatttgggtttttttaataattatttttgaaaggtggaaaataaagaggggagagagctATCCTGCAGATGATTCTAGCATGCATGCTTCCCTCCTGTTGGCAATCTGCCTGTTAGGCTTTCTCTTCTCATGGTCTGGTCCTTTCCTTGATGTTAGGGGCATTCTCATGTGTCCTGAGACTTGGCCCTCGCCCTCCATAAGTAATTTTATGTACTGTTCTTTgtgtaaaagaaaacacaggattACCACGAGCAAGATACAAGATCTGCTATGTGATGAAGCCTCACTGAAAGGGGTTTGTGTTGAATTTATGGCAGTAATACGTGACATAAAACAAGTCTGCTATGCTCAATCTGTTCCGCAACTGTGAAATGACAGCATTATGTCAATCCCTAGCACTTTGCAGCTGAGATCCAGATGTTGGATCCAACCAATAACATACTGGTTTAAATGCATTCAGACTCACTATAATCAATGCATGACAGTGAACACAGTCCTTGAATGTTGCAACTGTATATACCCTTTTTAAAGGGGTGTGGGGAGAAAGACAttaagcagagaggaaagagcTGCATAGTCAAATAGGCTAAGAAACTGCCTCATGCACAGCTCCTGAGCTATGTGTTGAATTGCGGTTTGAGTAGCGTGGGGTTTTCTTAACTCTTATGTTTGTTATTTCATTTCACTATAAATCTCTCCTTTTTTAACAAAAGTAAGTTATTCTTAAGTTGGGTACAAATTATTTATCCCAGTCTTTATATACCTTTATGTTACTTTCTTGTAGGCCAAACTAATCTGAAGAGTCCACAGGATATTCAGGTCTATGTTGTAAATACAAATTTCACTCTAAGGTGGAACTACACTGGGAGTGATACCAATGTGACATTTTCAGCAGAATACCGATGGTAAGTAGAAACTTATATTCTGAGCCAGAAATGTTTGATGCTTATTTGTGTAGAAGAGCATAACAATTTACTGCTATGCTTCTTGATACTGCCATGTAAAACTTGTATAGACTTTTTGAAATCCAGAAAGTAGAGGCCAGGAAGGTTAAGTCTTGAAATGAAGTGGAATCCTAGTATTGTCCTTCGTTTGTCTAATTCATATGTAAAATTAGATTGGTCACTGATAGTGACATGTTTTAAATGGAGAATACGCTTGGCAGTAATGCTTAATACTAGAGTGGTTCTTTGAGAAGATTAACCAGTACACTTAGAAATGTAGTATTTAGATTTAGTTattctctttttgtgtttgttttttttttttaaattaagctacaTTGTGGCCACACACAGACAATTTGAGAGAATTTTCAGTGTGGCTTTTGAATAATTTGTCAGTGTTTATGAATCCAGGTTTCTCATCTGCAACTTTTAATCACcagatgaaataatttaatttttatttattataattaaatgtttgcttggttttcttcAATTGTTTCATATACCAATACTTatgcatgcatatacatatacatttgGTATTTTGTAGCATTTCCCTGacaagtaaatattaaaaaacacttCTAACATCAAATCACTTAAGAAGTTCCTGATTCTAGTATTTCCTAGTGTAtgattttggattaaaaaaaaaatatagcttgCCTTCTTCAATGTGTAGATGAGaaacagctgctctgaaaatagttttattttaaaaatgtaatactgGTCTGAAAGATAAGATAGGAGCTGAGGATATACAATTACTACTTCAagtctgtgcctttttttttgtcaggacaTTTTTAATCTCTATATGAAATGACTCTTTCTTAAATAAGGTCTGGATGTCTGTAACTCACAAGAAAAATAGCTTCTGTAAAGCTGATTATTCCAACACTTGCTGCTGAACTCCAGTTTTCTcctttgtgttttaattttcctctaaTCTACATTCCTTGCTAATGTTAGAATTGGCTTTTGCTGCTTTTATGCTCTTTTAAGCACTTCTTGCCATCAAGACTTTTAAATTTCTTCCAATGAATTATAGAATCATTGACAGACTATGATTGTGTACTAAGGATGTAATTCTGGGTTTTGACAGTACTTTGGTGCTGTTTTCTGAGACCATGTGTTTACATGGTGAATAAAGCAAACTGGTATCAGACTTTGCAGACTGATAGTTAACCTTTGGTAATAAGGCTGAACTAATAAATTAATAGattaaattaatgaattaaaaggTGATATGAATTCTGGGGTAACTAAGTAGATAACACTGATTACACTGCTGCTGGTGATAAAACAGCATTAAATGGTGTGATATTTATTAGCgttaagaagaaaaggaaaaagaatttcaaGTTTAAATTGtgtattggttttatttttggggTGTGTTCATTCTTGCAGGTTTGAAGACTTTGTAACAAATGAAACGGAATGGAAGGAGTTGCCCGGGTGTCAAAATGTTACTCACACGGAATGTGACTTTTCCTCAGCAATAACCAAATACTATGATACACATCATGTGCGTATAAGGGCTGAAAGAGGGGAAGAAGTGTCTCCATGGTCTAGCACTTTTGAAATGAATCCGTATCTTATAGGTATGAGCTCCATATATACTGTAACATTTCTAGTTAAATGTCCTTCTGCACATTATTGTGGAAAAATGCATGTGGTTTCTATGGCTCAAAACAACATGAACTAGTAGTTTTCTCAACCTTAACATAATATAAGGTATTTGCAGGTCATGGAATGTTATGATTTTCCCTTTTCTGGAAAGGGGAAAGTATTGTAAGCAATGCTGGTTTTCTGACAGAATTTTCTGTCACACTGTATTTTTCTAGatttcagaaaaatcctttttgACAGTGGTCTCTTCTGGAAGTTTTCTTCTGACGTTGTGAGTTTTCGGTAGTTACAGTGTAGTGTGGTACTGAAGCCTTCCCTCAATGTTGGATTGATTTGTTTGAGCTAGGTTTCTTGCCTTGCGTGTTTTAGAATAACTAATACTGATTTTTCACTGCAGATTCTGGAAAACATTCATTAGCAATATTGCATTTTAACTTTACTGCTTTTAGAACCAGGTAACGGTGGGTGGTTGTTAGGTTAGGCTTCTATTAGATACTGCCTGAGATTCATGAAATCTAAGATCCTATAGGCAACTACTGTGATCTTGTTACTgcctgaaaagaattaaaaaaggcGCTATAGGCAGTTACTGTGGTTTTACtaatgtaaattacttttttggtgttttttctttaaatagtcatgcttgactttttcttttaatatttgcaGCTCATATCGGTCCCCCAGGAGTAGAGTTGCAGTCCATAAATGGAGTCATAAAAATTAGGATTTCTCCTCCAGAAGCAAATCAGGTCCGAAAAATGTGGATAGCTCATCTACGTTTTAAATATAATCTCGTTATCTGGGAAAATTCATCAAATGCAGAGGtatgatcacttttttttttactatttaaccTTAACATAACTGTCAGAGATGTACTTTAATTGTGTCATGCTAcaaaatggaattatttaattATGTAGCTGTGTAAAACTGTTGCTATGCAGTTTAAAAGTTGGGAGGGGgtgttttcttggggtttttggttttgttttcactaGAGGATTTTATTAGATTTGTGATAAGAGTTTGTATTTCTGTTAAATACTGGAGCCGCTTTCCAATGAATGAGGAAGAAGGTAAAACCATCTCAGATGTGTTGGAGCAGGTGCCACCCTCagccagcagggacagggaggggaaagagtTCAAGGTAGTGGGAAGAAGCATTTACAGTAAGGCATAGGTATAGGGGAGGGGAGAGGTAGGAGGCTAATTTGGTCTTGCTGAGACCATAGTCATAATCATTACagatcaaaggagaaaaaataagtaCAAGCTGTGTACAAAGGTCATTCACTGAAGTCTGGTAAACCAAAAGCAGGGAAGtagctggaggaggaagggggagcatTTGCTGAATGACCTGGGGGACAGAAGTGTACTATTTGCTTCTGAGTTTGTGCCTGAATATTTGTGTGGAGTTATGCATCATGTAGAGCAGTGCCACAATCCCTCCCTACTTTCATGTGTTAAAGGAGCACGACGTGTTCCTTCCTCTCAATCACGTAGCTAAGTTGGAAACTTCCATTTAGCACTTACTCAGCTCATATATTGTCCTTCATTCCCTATTTTAGCATTTTTGATGGCATATTATATAAATGGGCTGAAacctggggaaagaaaaagatacttttaaaaaatcagctcATCAGGAAGAACAGTTCTCTACATATGCTGTTTGCAATTGTTTCTTGCAGTTCAGAAGTCAAAGTATTTTTCCTACTGACACAATTGACGATCTTGCACCAGACACTACCTATTGTTTGAAAGTTCAGGCAACCCTTCCTTTGGAATTTCAAGAAGGCTTATTCAGTCCTATTCATTGTGTAAAAACTACCCATAAAGGTACAGAGTAAAATTGTTTTATCTTAAAATGATTACTCCAGTTTAAACTGTTGGAAACTAAATTGTTCTAAAGCAATAGAAATATGCAGAAGTGCCAAGTTCCTACTCATTTTGGTATAACAGCAATCTTGACAGTTAcgtacattttctattttaaatcaaTATAAATATGTCACCTATCAATATTAGAGTTTTAACAGTACAAAAAGGTTTTTGCTCCGAGGCAAATTCTGTCCATTAATTTGGATCGCAAAAACTACTTTCTGTAttttggaaaactggatatttttGAATTTGTGACTTTGAATCAGGAGGAAAGGGATGTGTATGtaggtaaaacaaaagctttttgtaTACTTGGCACTAAATGAATGCATATAAAGTTGagttaagcttaaaaaaaatattgtttttatgGAAGCCTTGGTGAATTTATTATTACAGATTCTGAAGAATGGCTTAGTGGCAGTTTGCCACCAGTTGCTTGTTTTGCATGTCTAAATTTAAGTTCTTTTGTGTGCTGTTCAGGTGTCAGTTTAAGTACTTCTAAATgtttctttgaggaaaaaataaccgTGTGGGTGGGAATGTAGAAAGTCAAACATTAGACTGAATGGGTGGTATGTCAAAATTactttatgtgtgtgtattttacaCGTTTTTCTCGAGTTATTGCAGAACCAATTTATTTCTACTAATCTTAATGTTTctgtacttatttttttctgaattgattGTTAAATGGTTTTTTACATACAGCATACTAAACCTTTAGCATCAGAGACCTTGACTTGCCATCtttataatgaaaacagacaacttttttattattgaaaGCGTACCATGACCATTTACATGAGAAATACCCATTCAGTGAGAAATCGCTGTACATAATATAGAGCTTTTCAGTAACTGTgcgtttccttttcattttgagCAGTGAATGACCTACTCTGTGCAACAGATGTGAGCGTTCTTGCTTTGAATATGAAATTTCATCTGCATTGGAAAAATCGGTATAAACAACATGTGAGCTACAATGTACAGTATCTCATGTGAGTTAAACAATTTCCATATCTCTGCTTAAACAGGTTATGTCATTCTAAATGCCATCCATTGCATTTTGCAAATAGTTCCTAGAAGTTAAAGTGAAATACTTAGTGAAAGTGACTTAACGTATTCATTGAAACATTGGGTACCCCATCTGGACACAGTGTGGCTTTTAAAAGGATTGCATATAGCATCATATCCTGGAATTTCAGGGTAGTAGGCTTCTTTTAAGAGTGTTAAACACTTGATGGAATGGACTACTAAATATATGctaagtaacatttttaaaagatgtaaagTTTGTATTGCTTCATATCTTTTTGAATATGAAGAAATTGGATGACTAAAAGTCAGCAAAAATGTAGGTGTTCAAGGTTTCAGTTATCACATATGTTGACTACTTTTGGTTGGATcctaacatggaaaaaaaaaccatcatgTCTCTAAACCTGTATATTAATATCCAGTTGTCGCATAAGTATTGTGTGTGGCCAGCATCTAAATGAAGAGGATGGATACCTCTAGCATTCTTTTGGAATTCCTTTGGCATGACAGAAAATAATTGACTTAATAGAACTATATGAAAAATCttaatttggattttaaaaatttctaaacCTGATAGATAATTTTTCTGTTGAGGCTTGATTAAAGCACTAATTTGTATTTCGTTATCTAGTTAACTTAATTGTTTCAgttataaatgaaaaatgagtaTTCCAAATATCAGAAATTTCTAAGAGGCCCattcttccaaaaataaaaaaaaccctatgtaGCACAAGTGagcgtgctttttttttttgagttcaaGGACCTCACAtcaaaaatcattaaaatatctCTTGCAGTGGTTATCTAAAGAAACTTCATGATGATTACTCAATGAAGTGGCTCAGTGTACCTGGATGTGAAAACATCactgatacacaatgcaatttctcatcTATCATCTCTACTACTTCTGGAATTTATTATCTCCGTGTGCAGGCCATGAGCGAATATAATAAATCATGTGTGTCTAATGAAGTAAAAGTAGATCCTCTGATAACAAGTAAGCAAACATGTTTTCTTAACTTTTCATTTCTCAACAAACTTGTGTCTAATGTTGTTATTTGCCACAAGAAACTTGCTAGATTAATGAGACAGAATACATAGTTCCCCTGCAGAAACTACATTGGGAATCCTGGCCTCATCAAGTTAAAAAGGAGTTTCTCCATGGTCTTCTCTATTCAGCACAGCCAGTATTTCACTATATTTAGAATCATATCATTTGCTTTACAAAATTAAACCACAGATCACTGTATGGCATTTTATAATCTCACTGTATACTATGTTAATCACTGTGTGAGATTGTACTAGAAATATCTCTAGTCTGACTTTTGCCATTGACAGGGAGCACTTCTTGATATCTTAGAAAAACAATGCCAAAGTCACGTAACTTTGGAATCCActgcctttcttttcttgtgcATCTACTCTCATCTCCTTCTCTCTACCCCTGCACAGTGCACCCCTGAATTTTGTGTTGAAGCAGTATTACATTGACAGACAACCCTGAAGAGCTTCATGAAAAAGCAATCTTAAATGATAGTGACATCTAAGTAAAAAATACATAACACTTTCCAGAGTGAAATGATGATAATTTTTATCTTTGGTGCACTCTTTGATTTTGTGAGAAATGGGACCTTACTAAAATGTTTGACTTCAAAAAAGTTATCATTCATAAACGTCAAGAAATGATTGTCTAGTATGTAGGGTAATATTCCATTGCCTTCCATACTGAAGATGGAATCAATAGCTATTCTATATGTCAGTTTTCCCTTGTCCAAGCTCTTGGTAATTAGATAGTTCTTTAATACAATAACAGTGACCTAGGTAAATAATTcaacaaaagacaacaaaaactGTAGTACTTCTCACTTTTTAACTATACTGTAACTGTGAAAGGGGGTATACGTGAAAAGGAGGGCCCACATCCTGATGAGTTAAGAAGTGTTTCGTAGTTTCACTTTGACTTGCATAGAGTTAATCCCATTGTCTGTGTATTTCACTGACACTTGCAGAAGCAACATATGaaagtggaaagagaaaataattgaaatactTCTTGGGACTTGAGATTCTGAATAAAGCTATTAGTGAAGTTAGACTTTTAAGTGTATGTTTCTTAAAAACTGTCATAGATTTAAATTATAGCATTTCATGCAATATGTTAATTTGTATTctttcagtcttatttttaacttcttttttttttaatgtcttaagATGAAATTGGCCCTCCTGGTGTAAAGGTGGACATCAGTGATGTTTTGCTCCATATCCAGATTTCTCCTCCAGGAGGATCTGAGAGTGAAGTCATGAGGGACCATTATGACTTGTCTTACCGTATTCTGTATTGGAAGAATTCATCGAATAATGAGGTATGAACTAATTAAATACTTAAACCAGTGTATAAAATTTGTTGTGACTTAAATACTGAGTTTGAGTTCTCCTCAAGAAGCTTATTTTCAAAAGAGGCACGTATATGGTGTATCAATCATGcaattgtttgttttgggtttttttctcccctggaagattcttttaaaaatctggtcAAGATGACCTTTATCACAAAGCAATTgagattttaatctttttccatttatgtGTCTTTATGTAATAATTTGCGGAATTGCACTGAGTTTTGTACGAGCTGCTAAATGGCTCACTTCTGAATAGACGTTGTAGGGCTCTTGTGATGCCGTCTTTCTTGCAGTATGACTGTGCACTGTCTTAATGTAGCTTCTGGCCCCtcaaattctgttcttttctgtatttgtggCTTTATAGCTATATGTATcataaaataatgaagtctttGCATGCTTTTAGCTCACATTTTAATGGATCTTTCCATATTCTTTAAATGCTTCTTACAGTACAATATTTTACAGTAATTGGTAAATGTGTATGTGTAAATGcatggaggaagagaagaaaacaaactacaatcagaagaaaacaaactacaACAAGAAGAAGTTTCATTCTGCACACAGCTTTGAACTGTAAAACTTCAGTATGGCAAAAGCAGTTGGTTCTTGCTGATAAGTGTTTCCTGAATGTGTTTGCTTAGGAGAGTTCTGTggtttcttttactttatttaatCCAAGTACAGAACGGTGTCTAACTCTTTACAGAATTACTTCTTCAGCAGAGGCCAAAATTCTAATCTGAGTGACTCTTGTACTATTTATGTGCATCTTAGTcttccaacttttctttttcaggaggaaatcaaaatgaaagagaTAAAACAGACAATAGGGACAATCTCTGATCTAACACCCTTGACTTTGTACTGTGTAAAAGTACAAGCCTTCTCTGAATTTTACAACAAAAGCAGTCATTACAGCAAAGAGGAATGCATCAAAACACCTGGAGGTAGGAAGAGCTTGGGAATTGTTACACTTCTAGAAGTAAAACAGTTAACCCTTCACAGGCCTTTGCAGGTCTCACTAGTTTAAAAAGTATTTGCAGCATGAATTATTGGCTTCACAGACTTTGCACCTAGTTAAGCAGAGATCCCTATCAGCAGTCTGTCACTTAGCTGCTCTATGTTGTCTCCTATAGCTAAACTAATAAACTGCTTCTGTTCTGACctaataaaaattacattctgaTTATTCCACCACACAACTCAGTTTAGAAATTATCTCAGATTAATAACTGTAATGATTGTGAATTGAACTTAGTTCTGTACTTGTTAACAGGCAAGCTTTAATTTCCAGTACTTTTACGATATTTTTAGGAGGGTGCAACAAATCACTAAATGCTATGTCTtcaagaatattttattaaataaaataattgtcttAATTCTTCTGtgaattaattaaatttaagaaaaatcctGCAGTAAAGTGTGAGGAGACGAATCATTGGACTCATAGCTAAAAAGCTCTCCTGTGTGCAAAATGAGAATACATTTGTAGATGGAT is part of the Accipiter gentilis chromosome 32, bAccGen1.1, whole genome shotgun sequence genome and encodes:
- the IFNAR1 gene encoding interferon alpha/beta receptor 1 isoform X3 — its product is MDDGAAVAVGAGRGAVAAAALLSSLLVALPLRCAGQTNLKSPQDIQVYVVNTNFTLRWNYTGSDTNVTFSAEYRWFEDFVTNETEWKELPGCQNVTHTECDFSSAITKYYDTHHVRIRAERGEEVSPWSSTFEMNPYLIAHIGPPGVELQSINGVIKIRISPPEANQVRKMWIAHLRFKYNLVIWENSSNAEFRSQSIFPTDTIDDLAPDTTYCLKVQATLPLEFQEGLFSPIHCVKTTHKVNDLLCATDVSVLALNMKFHLHWKNRYKQHVSYNVQYLIGYLKKLHDDYSMKWLSVPGCENITDTQCNFSSIISTTSGIYYLRVQAMSEYNKSCVSNEVKVDPLITNEIGPPGVKVDISDVLLHIQISPPGGSESEVMRDHYDLSYRILYWKNSSNNEEEIKMKEIKQTIGTISDLTPLTLYCVKVQAFSEFYNKSSHYSKEECIKTPGDKILHLVILATFVTALIAVFLVATPLGFALYQVYNKIKYVFFPSCQPPLNIEGFGGQLLSSPYLSTTEETIENCSIIETIITEEVNQTDFKDYIHSKQSSRDSGNYSNDDTSGSKVSEETLEKEIV
- the IFNAR1 gene encoding interferon alpha/beta receptor 1 isoform X2, which produces MDDGAAVAVGAGRGAVAAAALLSSLLVALPLRCAGQTNLKSPQDIQVYVVNTNFTLRWNYTGSDTNVTFSAEYRWFEDFVTNETEWKELPGCQNVTHTECDFSSAITKYYDTHHVRIRAERGEEVSPWSSTFEMNPYLIAHIGPPGVELQSINGVIKIRISPPEANQVRKMWIAHLRFKYNLVIWENSSNAEFRSQSIFPTDTIDDLAPDTTYCLKVQATLPLEFQEGLFSPIHCVKTTHKVNDLLCATDVSVLALNMKFHLHWKNRYKQHVSYNVQYLIGYLKKLHDDYSMKWLSVPGCENITDTQCNFSSIISTTSGIYYLRVQAMSEYNKSCVSNEVKVDPLITNEIGPPGVKVDISDVLLHIQISPPGGSESEVMRDHYDLSYRILYWKNSSNNEEEIKMKEIKQTIGTISDLTPLTLYCVKVQAFSEFYNKSSHYSKEECIKTPGVWKSFIL
- the IFNAR1 gene encoding interferon alpha/beta receptor 1 isoform X1, whose product is MDDGAAVAVGAGRGAVAAAALLSSLLVALPLRCAGQTNLKSPQDIQVYVVNTNFTLRWNYTGSDTNVTFSAEYRWFEDFVTNETEWKELPGCQNVTHTECDFSSAITKYYDTHHVRIRAERGEEVSPWSSTFEMNPYLIAHIGPPGVELQSINGVIKIRISPPEANQVRKMWIAHLRFKYNLVIWENSSNAEFRSQSIFPTDTIDDLAPDTTYCLKVQATLPLEFQEGLFSPIHCVKTTHKVNDLLCATDVSVLALNMKFHLHWKNRYKQHVSYNVQYLIGYLKKLHDDYSMKWLSVPGCENITDTQCNFSSIISTTSGIYYLRVQAMSEYNKSCVSNEVKVDPLITNEIGPPGVKVDISDVLLHIQISPPGGSESEVMRDHYDLSYRILYWKNSSNNEEEIKMKEIKQTIGTISDLTPLTLYCVKVQAFSEFYNKSSHYSKEECIKTPGATFVTALIAVFLVATPLGFALYQVYNKIKYVFFPSCQPPLNIEGFGGQLLSSPYLSTTEETIENCSIIETIITEEVNQTDFKDYIHSKQSSRDSGNYSNDDTSGSKVSEETLEKEIV